GCGTCATCGCGCTGATGCTCAGCGCCGCGAGCGACATCAGTGTGCCCAGCGCGCCGACGACAAGATGGTTTCGTCCCGCCCAGTCGGCGATTTTCTCGATGAAAGTGGATGCGGACATGCTCGCGCTCGTGGGGAATGCCCGGTGCGATGACCGAGGCTGCGCTGAAATCCGGGTTAACGGCAAGTCGGCGAGGAAATCGAGGTCCGCATGCGAAGCGAATCGGCGCGACGTGGCCGCAAACGTGTGCGGCCAGCCAGCCGGTTGTGCCGAATCCGGTATGTCAGCCGGGTGCGCGCGGCACGGGGGCTTCGGCTTGACGTTTCGTGGGCAATGCCGGGTCGACCGGTTCGCTCGACAGGGCGCGTATCGGAAAGAGTGGGCCGGCGACACGGCCGACCGGCGAGTCGATCGTTTTAGCAGCGAGGTCGAGATCCGGGGATTGCGCCACGATTGTCACGCGCACGTCTGCCCGTCGCCAATCCGCTGCCCTCATGCACTTTGTCGATCAACGATCGTGAAGCCCGTATCGATGCGCACCTTGTTCCCGGGTGCTTCGGGCTGCGAATCGACTGCAAGGCGCGCCAGCAGCGCCTCGGCCGTCTTCATGCCGATCGTCGTGCCATCGATGCGAACCGTCGATAACGACGGATAGACGTGTGCGGCAGTCGAGAGATCGCCGAAACCCATGACGGCAAGATCGCGCGGCACGTCGAGCCGCCGGCTGGCTGCCTCGGCAAGCACGCCTTGCGCGAGCGTATCCGAGCTGCAGACGACGACGTCCGGCGATGCCGCGGCCAGCATCCGGCTCAGGCCCTCGCGGCCGGCCTGCAAGGTCGCCGGTGCGGGCAGGACTTCGAATGCAGGCGGCGCGATGCCTTGCCGGGCCAGCTCGAGCTTCACGCTTTCGCACCGGCGCAGGCCGCGCGGATCGTCGACCGAGACGATGCCGAACCGCTTGTATCCCTTGGCAACCAGATGGCGTGCCACTTCGCTGCCGACCCGTTCGTGCGAGAACCCGATCATCATGTCGATCGGTTTGTCGGTCAGATCCCAGATTTCGACGACCGGAATGTTCGCTTTCGACAGCCGCTTGATCGTCGCCCTCGTGTGGCTCGTGCCTGCCAGCACGATGCCGTCCGGCCTGCGTCCGAGAATGGCTTCGACCAGTGCCTCTTCGCGCGCCTTCGAATAGGCGGTCAGGCCGAGCAACGTCTGGTATCCCGACGCGGCGAGCCCGTCCATGATCGCCTGGACCGTGTCGGCGAAGATCGAGTTTGCGATGGTCGGCAGCAAGATGGCCACGAGCCGGCTTCGATTGCTGGCGAGGCCGCCGGCGAGCAGGTTCGGAACATAGCCGGTCGCGCGAACGGCATCGAGCACTTTCTTCTGCGTGTCGCTGCGAACGAGTTCCGGACGATTGAGCGCGCGCGACACGGTCATCGGCGCGACGCCTGCCACGCGCGCCACGTCGATCAGCGTCACGCTTCCACTCGTGTCTGCGGCGGCAGCCGACTGGCGTTCGTTCTTTCTTGCCATCTCCATGCGTCCTGCGTTGGTCTGTTCTCACATCGTCTGCTTCGGCGGGCCGGGTTCCGTCGACATCGTGCAGCGGAAAGGGCGGGGCCTGGCGTCAGACCGGCATTAGAGCACGAAGCCGGGCGTCGCCGGGTAATGGGGCTGGAACCTGTGTTTTCCAATGTCGGTGTAAACGATGATGATTGCGCAATCATATCGACCTTGAATGATTGCGCAATCATTGTATGATCATGTCCATCGACAAGAGACATAGCGAAGATCAAGGAGACGACAGTGGCAATCGACCAGCGCGTCGGCAGGCGAACGAACGTTCGATGGTTCATCCTCGCGATGATTTTCATCGTCACGGTGTTCAACTACGTCGACCGGGCGACGTTGTCCATCGCGGCGCCCAGCCTGCGCCACGACCTGGGCTTCGATGCACTCACGATGGGGATCGCATTTTCGG
The DNA window shown above is from Burkholderia pyrrocinia and carries:
- a CDS encoding LacI family DNA-binding transcriptional regulator, producing the protein MARKNERQSAAAADTSGSVTLIDVARVAGVAPMTVSRALNRPELVRSDTQKKVLDAVRATGYVPNLLAGGLASNRSRLVAILLPTIANSIFADTVQAIMDGLAASGYQTLLGLTAYSKAREEALVEAILGRRPDGIVLAGTSHTRATIKRLSKANIPVVEIWDLTDKPIDMMIGFSHERVGSEVARHLVAKGYKRFGIVSVDDPRGLRRCESVKLELARQGIAPPAFEVLPAPATLQAGREGLSRMLAAASPDVVVCSSDTLAQGVLAEAASRRLDVPRDLAVMGFGDLSTAAHVYPSLSTVRIDGTTIGMKTAEALLARLAVDSQPEAPGNKVRIDTGFTIVDRQSA